A window of Hymenobacter siberiensis genomic DNA:
GCCCTACACGCTAAGCGTGACCCTGACCGGCAGCAGCATTGTATCGGTGTGGATTGACTACAACCACAATTTCGTGTACGAAGCCAGCGAATGGACCCAGATAGCCACGGCCTCGCCCACGGGCACGCCGGTGAGCGCTACGCTGCTGGTGCCCACTACGGCCGTGCAGGGCACTACGGGCATGCGTATTCGCAGCCGGGGCGCGGGCAATGCCAACGGCGCGGCCGATGCCTGCACCTCGTTTGGCAGCGGCGAAACCAAGGACTTTACGCTCACCATTGGAGCGCCGGCGGCGTGCCCGAGCGTGAGCAACCTCGCGGTTTCGGGCATCACGGCCACGGGCGCTTCGGTGGCTTTCACGCCATCCTCGTCGGCCACCACCTACACCGTGACGGTGACGCCGGCCGGCGGCACGGCCACCACTCAGACCATCACGGCGTCACCCTTGGCGCTGACGGGCCTGACAGCCAGCACGAGCTACACCGTGAGCATTGTGGGCAATTGCGGCACGGGCTCGACTTCGGCCGCCAACGCCATTACTTTCTTCACGGGCTGCGCCAGCGCGCCTTATGCCCTCGTGAACAACACGACGGCCTACACCCAGGACTTTGAAGCCACCTGGCTGAACGTGTGCGCCACCCGCGATGCGCCCGATGCCAACTGGCGCAGCCTGCCCCTGACGGGCAACAACGCTTGGCGCCGCGACGACGACGGCACCAGTGCCGCCTGGAGCGGCAACTCGGGGGTGTTCACGCCCGCCGGCAGCCCGCTGGGCACGGGCACCAGCCTGCACTCGGCCCGCTTCCACTCCTATAATGCTACCAGCGGCACCCGGGGCACCCTGGACCTGGCCGTGAACATGGCCGGCACGGTGGGCACGCCTACGCTGAACTTCGATTACATCAACACCTCGGGCACGGATTCGCTGAAGGTATTTGTGAGTACCAATGGCGGCACCACGTTCAACCCCGTGCTGCTGGGCCTGACCACGGCCGCTGCCTGGACCCGCCAGACGGTGAACCTGCCCGCTACCGGCCTCACGGCCACCACCATTATCCGGCTGCGCGCCACCAGCGACTTTGGCATTACCGACATTGGGGTGGACAATGTGCGCGTGAGCTACATTTCCTGCCCCGCCGTGACGGCTGCTACGGCAACCGGCATCACGGCCACGGGCGCCACGGTGAGCTTTACGCCGGCCTCTGGCCCAACTACTTACACGGTAACGGTGACGCCGGCCGGCGGCACGGCCACGACCCAGACCATCACGGCGTCGCCCCTGACGCTGACGGGCCTAACGCCCAGCACGGCTTATACCGTGAGCATTGTGGGCAACTGCGGGGCCGGCTCGACTTCGCAGCCCACGGTGGTTACGTTCTCGACAAGCTGCCTGGCGGCCCCTTATGTTACGGTGAACAACACCACGCCCTACACCCAGGACTTTGAAGCCACCTGGCTGAGCCAGTGCGGCACGCGCGAGATTCCCGGCGTGAACTGGCGCACGACGCCCCTGACGGGCAATACCTCGTGGCGCCGCGACGACGATGGCACCAGCGCCGCCTGGAGCGGTACCTCAGGGACCTACACACCCGCCGGCAGCCCGCTGGGCACGGGCACCAGCCTGCACTCGGCCCGTTTCCACTCCTACGATGCCACGAGCGGTACCCGGGGCACGTTGGACCTGTACGTGAACATGGCCGGCACAGTGGGCACGCCCACGCTGGAGTTTGACTACATCAACACCTCGGGCACGGATTCGCTGAAGGTATTTGTGAGCACCAACGGCGGCACCACGTTCAGCGCCGCCTTACTGGGCCTGAATACGACCACTACCTGGGCGCATCAGCTGGTATCGCTGCCGGCCAGCCTCACGGCTACCACCATCGTGCGCCTGCGCGGCACGGGTGACTTTGGCTTCTCCGACATTGGGGTGGATAACGTGCGGGTGAGCTACATCGCCTGCGCGGCCGTGACCAACCTCACGGCTTCGGGCGTGACGGCCACCGGCGCAGTGCTGAATTTCACGCCGCCCGCCGGCCCCACCACCTACACGGTGACCGTGACCCCGGCCGGCGGCACGGCTACCACCATCACCCCGGCTCCTTCAACAAACCCAATAACGCTGACGGGCCTGACGGCCAACACGGCCTACACCGTGAGCATTGTGAGCAACTGCAGCGGCAGCACGACTTCCATGGCCACCACCACCAGCTTCACCACGAGCTGCGCGGCGGCCCCGTATGTGCTCATCAACAACACGACGCCCTACAACCAGGACTTCGAAGCGGCCTGGACCAGCCAGTGCGGCACCAACGATATTCCGGCCGTGAACTGGCGCAACACGCCCCTGACGGGCAACAACTCGTGGCGCCGCGACGACGACGGGGCCAGCGCCGCCTGGACCGGCCCGGCCTCGGGCGCCTACACGCCCGCCGGCAGCCCGCTGGGCACGGGCACCAGCCTGCACTCGGCCCGCTTCCACTCCTACAATGTCTCGGGCCGCGCCCGGGGCAGCCTGGATTTATTTGCCAACATGGCGGGCACCGCAGGCACGCCCGCGCTCAGTTTCGACTACATCAACACCTCGGGTACCGACTCGCTGAACGTGTTTGTGAGCACCAACGGCGGCACCACGTTCAGCGCGGCGCTGGCCCGAATCGGCCAGGCCGGTACCTGGACCCGCCAGACGGTGAATCTGCCCGGCACGGGCCTCACGGCCACCACCATTATCCGGCTGCGCGCCGTGGGCGACTTCGGAACCACCGATATCGGCCTGGATAACGTGAACATCACCTACCTGGCCTGCCCCACCGTTACAGGCCTATCTGCCAGCGGATTAACGCCCACAGCGGCCACCGTGAACTTCACGCCCGGCACCGCCGCCACCACCTACACGGTGACGGTGACTCCTACCGGCGGCACCACCACGACCCAGACGGCCACGACTTCGCCGGTGAGCCTGACCGGCCTCACGCCTGGCACGAGCTACACGATTACCATTGTGAGCAACTGCGGCGCGGGCCAGACCTCGCCGGCCGCCACGCTCACCTTCACCACTCCGCCGGTAGCCCCGCTGAATGATGAATGCGCCGGGGCGCTCAACGTGCCCATTCAGTTTGGCACCTGCATCACCCAGACTACTGCCGACAACACCGCCGCCACCACCTCGGCGGGAGCCCCCACCCCAAGCTGCTCCACTACCCTGAACCGGGACGTGTGGTTTAAAGTGACGGTGCCCGTGAACGGGTCGGTAACGGTGAAAACCGTGGCCCCTACCGCCGGCAGCAACATCACCGATACGGTTATCAGCCTGTACGCCGGTACCTGCGGCAACCTGACGGAGATTGGCTGCAACGACGATACCAACGGCCTGTACTCGCAGGTGGCCCTCACGGGCCGCACGCCGGGCGAGGTGCTCTACATCCGCGCCTGGGCATATAGCAGCACCAACGCCGGTCAGATTGCGGTGTGCGCCACGGCGCCGTCGAACTGCGCGGCCCCCAGCGGCCCCTCGGCTACTAACGTGACCAACACTACGGCTACGCTCAGCTGGGTGGCCCCCACCGGCGGCCTGCCCGCCGGCAATACCTACGAGCTGGAATACGGCGTGCAGGGCTTCACGCAGGGCACCGGCACCAGCGTAACCGGCCTCACGGCCGCTACCTACGCGCTGACCAGCCTGCAGGCGGCTACCGACTACTGCTTCTACGTGCGCCAGAACTGCGGCACGGTGAATGGCAGCAGCACTTTCGTGGGGCCGACGTGCTTTACCACGCCGCTCACCGCGCCGGCCAACGATGAGCCCTGCGGTGCGGTTGCCCTGGGCACTACCACCGTTACCGGCTCGAACGTGGGCTCGACCACCAGCATCCAGAACGGCATCATCACACCGGCCTGCTCGCCGGCGGCCCTGCCCAAGGATGTATGGTTCTCCTTTGTGGCAACGACGACGACCCGCATCCTGACCATCACGGGTACGGCCGCTGGCATGGTGCGCGTGTACACCAGCCCCGACTGTGCCGCCGGGCCGTTCACCAGCGTGAAATGCCAGGCCGCTGCCAACAACAACCTCAATGTGGGTCCCGTGAACCTGACGGGCCTCACGGTGGGCACGCGCTACTACGTGGCCGTGAGCGGTTACGGCAGCGCCGACGTAACGGGCTCCTTCAGCATTCTGAGCCTGCCCACCGCCACCCGCGCCCAGGCCGATACCGACGCGCTGCTGGTGTACCCCAACCCCAGCAACACCGGCCAGCTCACCCTACGCCTGAGTGGACTAAGCGGAACCGGCCAGGCAACCCTACTCAATGCCCTGGGCCAGGTAGTGGCGACCAAAGCCTTGAGCGGCACCGCCGAGCAAACGCTGAGCACCCACGGCCTGGCCACGGGCCTCTACACGCTCCGCGTGACGGTGGCCGGCCAGGTCCTGACCCGCAAAGTGGTGCTGGAATAACCTTCCGCACTACCCCGCAACGAAAAGGGCCGGCAATTTGCCGGCCCTTTTTTTGGTTGAATTCAGGTAGTCATGCAGCCGTGAGCGTATCTGGGTCGAGCCCGCCGGTCTGACCGCCCTAGGCGGTCCGACCGGTCGAAGCACCCCCGGTTTCGTTCTCACGACAACCGGTCGAACCCACGGTTTCGTTCTCACGACAACCGGTCGGACCGCCTAGAGCGGTCAGACCGGAGTAGCCGAGCATTTCTGCACAAGTATTTAGCAAAGGTTACACAACACATTGTTTTTCAAAGATTTATTCCACCACCAGCTTGCGGGTGCTGCGGCCAGCCGCGCCGTCGGCCTGCACCAGGTAGGTGCCGGGGCGCAGGCTGCCGAGGTCCAGCGTGGCGGTGGTGCCGGTGGGGCGCACGGAATACACGGGGCGGCCCAGCAGGTCGCTGAGCGTGAGCAGGCCACCCGGCGCGGGCAGCCGCACAGTGGCCTGCCGGTGGGCGGGGTTGGGAAACAGGTCGAAGGCGAAGGTGGTAGCCGGGCGCGTGGCCGTAGGCACGTAGGCGCGATTTTCGAGGGTCAGAATGCGGTCATCGGTGGCGGCAGGGGTGCCCCGGCCGTCGCGGTTGCTGGTGCCGATGTACACCTTACCGGCCGGCGACACGCAAATGGCCCGCAGCCGGCCAAAGCCGGTGAGGAAATCGGTGCGGCTGGGAATGGTGAGGCCGGCCGCATCCAGCGTCAGCTGGGTGAGCTTGTGGTCTTTGAGCACGGCCAGCAGCAGGCTGCCCCGCCAGCCGGAAATGGCCGGATGGTCGTAGTAGGTGAGGCCGGCCGGGGCAATGGTGGGCGTCCAGACGGTGAGGGGCTCGCGCACGTTGTTGGCGGTGCAGAAGGTGGCTTCGGCGGGCAGGTCGCAGAGGCCCTCCACGTTGGGCCAGCCGTAGTTGCGGCCGGCTTCTATCTTGTTGATTTCATCGTCATTGTTGGGGCCGTGTTCCGAGCTGTAGATGCGGCCATCGGGCAGCTGCACCAGGCCCTGCGGGTTGCGGTGCCCGAGCGTGTAGATGGCGCTGCCGGCCGTGGGGTTGTTAGCCGGAATGGTACCGTCGAAATTCAGCCGCAGAATCTTGCCATTGAGCGAGGTGCGGTTCTGCGCCTCCGAGGCCACCAGCGCATCGCCGGTGGTCATGAGCAGGGTACGGTCGGGCAGCAGCAGCAGGCGCGAGCCGCTGTGGTTGGTGGTGGCCACGATGTTGCCGAGCAGCACCACGGGGTTGCTCAGCGCGCCATTGGCGTAGGAATAGCGCACCAGCTTTTCCTTCAGGGTGCCCTGGTCGGTGTAGTTGTACACCACAAATACGCCGTAGGTACCGGCCGGCTGCCCTGTGGGCGTAGCATCGATGGCCATGCCCAGCAGGCCGCTCTCGTTGCTTTCGGTCACGTCGGCAATGGTGAGCAGCGGCAGCACCTGCCCGGTGGCCGGGTTCACGCGGCTGATGCGGCCGCTGCGCTCCGTCACCCAGATGAAATTATCGGGCCCCCACACCAGCTCCCAGATAGTGGCTAGGTTGGAGGCCAGGGTCGAGGCCGTGACTGTAGTGGTGCCTACCGCGAAAGTGGTGAGGGCCGGGGCCTGGGCACAGGCGGCGAGCGGCAGCCCCAGGGTGCCCAGGGCCAGCAACGCATTACGTAGAAGTTTCATGGCAATAGGCAGGAGGGGATGAACGGATAAA
This region includes:
- a CDS encoding beta strand repeat-containing protein encodes the protein MTTLLRSFTRRHWPQAGVLLLAALLFGSGPAQAQTTAYCATGLGGSCGGNDITDVGLSGTTLNATGLSCAATGGQAYTSYPATGTNTGAISGGVPYTLSVTLTGSSIVSVWIDYNHNFVYEASEWTQIATASPTGTPVSATLLVPTTAVQGTTGMRIRSRGAGNANGAADACTSFGSGETKDFTLTIGAPAACPSVSNLAVSGITATGASVAFTPSSSATTYTVTVTPAGGTATTQTITASPLALTGLTASTSYTVSIVGNCGTGSTSAANAITFFTGCASAPYALVNNTTAYTQDFEATWLNVCATRDAPDANWRSLPLTGNNAWRRDDDGTSAAWSGNSGVFTPAGSPLGTGTSLHSARFHSYNATSGTRGTLDLAVNMAGTVGTPTLNFDYINTSGTDSLKVFVSTNGGTTFNPVLLGLTTAAAWTRQTVNLPATGLTATTIIRLRATSDFGITDIGVDNVRVSYISCPAVTAATATGITATGATVSFTPASGPTTYTVTVTPAGGTATTQTITASPLTLTGLTPSTAYTVSIVGNCGAGSTSQPTVVTFSTSCLAAPYVTVNNTTPYTQDFEATWLSQCGTREIPGVNWRTTPLTGNTSWRRDDDGTSAAWSGTSGTYTPAGSPLGTGTSLHSARFHSYDATSGTRGTLDLYVNMAGTVGTPTLEFDYINTSGTDSLKVFVSTNGGTTFSAALLGLNTTTTWAHQLVSLPASLTATTIVRLRGTGDFGFSDIGVDNVRVSYIACAAVTNLTASGVTATGAVLNFTPPAGPTTYTVTVTPAGGTATTITPAPSTNPITLTGLTANTAYTVSIVSNCSGSTTSMATTTSFTTSCAAAPYVLINNTTPYNQDFEAAWTSQCGTNDIPAVNWRNTPLTGNNSWRRDDDGASAAWTGPASGAYTPAGSPLGTGTSLHSARFHSYNVSGRARGSLDLFANMAGTAGTPALSFDYINTSGTDSLNVFVSTNGGTTFSAALARIGQAGTWTRQTVNLPGTGLTATTIIRLRAVGDFGTTDIGLDNVNITYLACPTVTGLSASGLTPTAATVNFTPGTAATTYTVTVTPTGGTTTTQTATTSPVSLTGLTPGTSYTITIVSNCGAGQTSPAATLTFTTPPVAPLNDECAGALNVPIQFGTCITQTTADNTAATTSAGAPTPSCSTTLNRDVWFKVTVPVNGSVTVKTVAPTAGSNITDTVISLYAGTCGNLTEIGCNDDTNGLYSQVALTGRTPGEVLYIRAWAYSSTNAGQIAVCATAPSNCAAPSGPSATNVTNTTATLSWVAPTGGLPAGNTYELEYGVQGFTQGTGTSVTGLTAATYALTSLQAATDYCFYVRQNCGTVNGSSTFVGPTCFTTPLTAPANDEPCGAVALGTTTVTGSNVGSTTSIQNGIITPACSPAALPKDVWFSFVATTTTRILTITGTAAGMVRVYTSPDCAAGPFTSVKCQAAANNNLNVGPVNLTGLTVGTRYYVAVSGYGSADVTGSFSILSLPTATRAQADTDALLVYPNPSNTGQLTLRLSGLSGTGQATLLNALGQVVATKALSGTAEQTLSTHGLATGLYTLRVTVAGQVLTRKVVLE
- a CDS encoding PQQ-dependent sugar dehydrogenase, translated to MKLLRNALLALGTLGLPLAACAQAPALTTFAVGTTTVTASTLASNLATIWELVWGPDNFIWVTERSGRISRVNPATGQVLPLLTIADVTESNESGLLGMAIDATPTGQPAGTYGVFVVYNYTDQGTLKEKLVRYSYANGALSNPVVLLGNIVATTNHSGSRLLLLPDRTLLMTTGDALVASEAQNRTSLNGKILRLNFDGTIPANNPTAGSAIYTLGHRNPQGLVQLPDGRIYSSEHGPNNDDEINKIEAGRNYGWPNVEGLCDLPAEATFCTANNVREPLTVWTPTIAPAGLTYYDHPAISGWRGSLLLAVLKDHKLTQLTLDAAGLTIPSRTDFLTGFGRLRAICVSPAGKVYIGTSNRDGRGTPAATDDRILTLENRAYVPTATRPATTFAFDLFPNPAHRQATVRLPAPGGLLTLSDLLGRPVYSVRPTGTTATLDLGSLRPGTYLVQADGAAGRSTRKLVVE